The [Eubacterium] siraeum genome contains a region encoding:
- a CDS encoding acyl-CoA thioesterase, whose amino-acid sequence MRKDLPPIEPYERTAHYYETDRMGIIHHSNYIRWFEETRIHYLDKAGYPYSEMEKDGVMIPVLSAECNYKNAVRFDETVLIDLKITEFNGFKMTIDYVVKGKENGDVKATGRTRHFFVNSDFKPVRVKDKYPRVYEVFNSRKEEE is encoded by the coding sequence ATGAGAAAAGATCTACCGCCTATAGAGCCGTATGAGCGTACCGCTCATTATTACGAAACCGACAGAATGGGCATAATACACCATTCGAATTATATAAGGTGGTTCGAAGAAACAAGAATACATTATCTTGACAAAGCAGGCTACCCCTATTCCGAAATGGAAAAGGACGGAGTTATGATACCAGTGCTTTCTGCCGAATGTAATTATAAGAATGCCGTGCGTTTTGACGAAACAGTGCTTATAGACCTTAAAATCACAGAATTCAACGGCTTTAAAATGACAATTGATTATGTGGTAAAAGGCAAGGAAAACGGCGATGTCAAGGCAACGGGCAGAACACGTCACTTCTTCGTGAACAGCGATTTCAAGCCGGTAAGAGTAAAGGACAAGTATCCGAGAGTGTACGAAGTGTTCAACAGTCGCAAGGAGGAAGAATGA